GGCTATAGAATTATTACCCAAAGCAAAGAGCTTTGGCATAAAGCTCAAGCCATTAAAGCTAGCGCGTAAATTGGCGTCAAAAATAGGTTTTGTCTCATTCAAGTTCAGCCAACCTCCATACAGTAAAAGTAACAGTAAAATATGAGACTGTCATTGGCAATATGGCAAGGAAGTAGTGTCTCTATCGATCTCCCGACAAAACAAGGTCACACCAATTACACCACGCCAAATGCAGGCCTTTTTTATGGCCGGCCATCACCTGTGACAGATATCACTAAGGGATGTGACACGCATCATCAAATGATCTGGAGATCAGAGAGATCATAAGTTCATTAGCTGAACAGCTTCGGTTCTGCTCCTCGGATACTCAAGTCAATGATGAGCCTTCTTCTCCTAATAACTATCACATACCTACTGTATTTACTGTTAAAACAAATAGAGAGTAAATTAGAGCAGTTAGAGGAATGGAAACAACATACGCTAATGATACTGGCATTCGCTTTAATGATTGAGGTGAGTCGACATGGGTACATACCTAGGACTTCCTGAATCGGCGTGATCGATAGATACCATTGTGCATGCTCAAGCGATGACGACATGTGAATCAAGGTCAAACAATGAACAACATGACGGACGCGAAATCAGGTTATTTAATGGAAGGCTCTACGGATACGGAGAACAACGATGACCGTCGCAATGACTTCTGCGCAGTAAGGATACTCGTATCATGAAAACAACTCAAAGACATAGGAGAAGGTCTGAGCTGACGCCTGTCCTCAGGTGAGGCAGAAAGCCCCAGCTAATCCTAGTGAAGTTGTTGAGATGACAGAAAACTGGATTTGGGTTTCTACTGAGGATTTGAAGAAAGCCAATCCAAACCCTTCGGAGGAAGAGCTGGAAAACGCATAATGTTGTGGTAATAACTCGGTACCAATTGGTAAGTGCTGGGCGTACGAATATGTAGTTTGGATATAGGAAGTTGGCTTCAGAGAGTGCTGACATACTGAGATAATCTAATTAAGCCGCCCCCACAAAAACCTCGAATGGAGAGGAGCTGTTAATTGTCGGTAAGCCCGTAAAGTCTGAATTCTGCTTCCGTACAAACCGCCTGGAAAGGTCCAGAAACCGTACCTTTGAGGTCGGCTGTCCCTCTATTTCCTGCCGTACGAACCGCCTAGAACAAAAAGGTCATCCTTCGGAGACACCGATGACTCAAGGACAACTCGAAACCTTCCTAAAAAAGGTCAAAGCTGACACCAGCCTTCAGGAGAAGCTCAAGAAAGCTGCTGATGCTGATGCAGTAGTAGCAATAGCTAAAAACGTGGGTTTAACTATTTTTGCTGATGACTTGAAGAAAGGCCAGTCAGAACTTGCAAATGAAGAACTAGAAAAGGTGGCTGGTGGAGAACAGTGCCCCCTGAATACTGGGT
Above is a window of Synechococcus sp. BIOS-E4-1 DNA encoding:
- a CDS encoding Nif11-like leader peptide family RiPP precursor codes for the protein MTQGQLETFLKKVKADTSLQEKLKKAADADAVVAIAKNVGLTIFADDLKKGQSELANEELEKVAGGEQCPLNTGCPLHTGWWCTGVLVDQRPHRSGASDA